cacggcggcggtggaggcgccCTTGGCGCAGAAGCTGCTGCCGGCGTCCTCGTCGATGAAGATCTGCCTGCACCGGCACTCCACGCTGCAGAACGCCTTGTCACCTCTGCAGTAGTACCATGGATCTACATCAGACATGAACGAACAAACTAACTAGATCGGTTGTGCATCGATTATATACGAGGTAGTTTCTTGATGCAGCTGCACGCGCAACCTAGCTAACCTGTACATGTAGATGTCATTGTTCTCGGCTAGATCCTTGTGGCACAGCAAGCAGCGCTGCAAGAAGGAACCCGTGCTTGCGGTGGGCCTCGCTGCCGGTGACCAAGGGGATGAGGAGATCTTGGGGCTATGGAGGGTggccttgctgatgatcttggCCTTGATGGAGTTGCTCTCCTGGGTCTCTAGGAGAACGCTCAGGCCAGCCATGAAGGGGATGCCTATCTTCTCGCTAGCTAATCAAACTCTCTCCTAGCTCCTCTCTGCTTCGAGTGCGAGATCTTTTCTTTCAGGGGAGGGGGTTGGTGCTTATAAAGAGTGAGGAGTATGTGTGCTGCGGTACGGAACATGTAGAGGAAGCGTTTGATTTTTCGGGAAAATCTATACGGGGACCTTGCCTGACGTGTCTACCCGTGCAATCTTTCAACGTCCTCCCTTTTCCAACGCGGACTAAAATGTACACAAATCTTTCAGACCGATATGTGCAAACGCTACAAGTCATCCAACGCGATACCACATCGGTCTATAGACGTGTTTGGATTTCCGAAATTCTGCAAGCAAGACACAAATTAGGGGAGCTTTGATGGCGTTGGGACCGCCGACACGTACACGCCCGACCACCAGGTCCCATCCCAAAACCCTCTCCGCGTGAAGCGGTCGCCATGCATTCATGCCGTTCAGCTTGTTCCAGAATGGACGTGACTCCCACACGACATTGATGCCAGTCAGAGCGACAAGACCGGACGGGCGGGCGACGCCGCTTTAATGTCGACATGGCAATCGAGAAGTCTACTCCGGCTGGTGCGCCACATTGAAGCCAGCTTCCCGTCCGTTTGTCTGGTTGCGTCTATTTAAGCACGGTTCCAATGTCGTCTACACCACACCACCTCTCCTCTCCGCTCACATTATGGCTACCCCTCTCGGTCTTCGCTCACAGATGTTGACGATGCCGAAGTCGTAGTTCTTCGCGCCGGCAGGTAGCGGCTCCGGACCTTGGTGTCACAGCCGTCGCTCTCCGGGCCATCGACCTCCACGACTAAGGGTCGGCTCCTCCGAGAAGGAGGGGGTTCGTCATCTTGTCCGGCGACGAGGAGGAGCGGCAGAAGCGCCTCCGTAGATGGAGCTCATGATCAAGTGATCGCTCTAGTACCACAATCTGGCGCCGCCTTCACCACCGCGAGCCCGCGTCAAGGAGGAGTCGGCGTCGCCACCTCGCCACCGCGTCAAGACAGAGTCGGCGTCGCTGTCGCGTCAAGCGAAGCTGGTGCCCCTCGCTCAACCGTGGCTTCCAAATCGGATGTTGCGTGAAGGatgacactactggaatcagctaatttgccatctgccagctctttgccgtctgctagctgacggcaaagaagctctttgccatcagctacccaaaagcagacggcaaagaaaaggctgacggcaaagaagctctttgccatctgccagctctttgccggcagacggcaaagaatctttgccgtccgctggcagacggcaaagagtgtggtggcccccaccccccgctcgtttgaaaaaatcttaacggcccacctctttgccgtccgctagcagacggcaaagaggcaaaaggcggacggcaaaggctggcggacggcaaagagggcacttgactaacggcaggtaccccccccccgcccgttactcacttcctcctcgcccttctcctcccaccccgccgccgccgcccgccgcgcgcagccgccccgtcgcccccgccgccccgtcgccccaccgccccggctccccgcccgccgcgcgccgccgccccgtcgccccccgccgccccgtcgccccatcGCCCCGGCtcctcgcccgccgcgcgccgccgcccgtcgcccccgccgtctcgtcgccccaccgccccggctccccgccgccccaccgccccgtcgccccccccgccccgcccccccgccgccccgcgccccaccgccgccccggcccacagccgccccaggccgcctcctccatcgccccgccccggccccccgtcgccggcccctccccgacccgtcgccgccccccacagtgagcccctcccattttttttctgttttttttcttttctgtttagataaggttttttagtttaagttttttcagtttagaattaattagtttaggtttaattagtttaaatagtttagttttaattagtttaggtttttagtttaggtttaggttaagtagaagggggaagaagaagaagaagaagaagaagaggaggaggaggaggaggaggaggaggaggagaaagaagaagaagaagaagaagaagaagaagaagaagaggaggaggaggaggaggaggaggagaaagaagaagaagaagaagaagaagaagaagaagaagaagaagaagaagaggaggaggaggagaaagaagaagaagaagaagacgggggatgagaagaagtagaagaatgagaagaagtagaagtagtagaagaatgagaagaccccctgaccccctgaccccccaaccccgacaccacaccccgacacccgaccccgactccaccccgacatccgaccccctaaccccctgaccccgacacgacaccccgaccccccgaccccctaaccccctgaccccgacacgacaccccgaccccccgaccccgaaacagcaccccgaccccgacacggcaccccgacaccgacacggcaccccgacaccgacacgacaccccgacccccgacacgacacccccgacaccccgacaccccgaccccgagaccccgaccccgaccccgacaccccgaccccgagcctgacccgacaccccgaccccgacaccgacacggcaccccgaccccgacccggcaccccgacccgacaccccgaccccgagaccccgaccccgacacggcaccccgagaccgacacgacaccccgacccccgacacctcccgaaaaggtgttctttggccttccagaagccgacggggtcatatatttgtgaattattagttaggtcatatatctttcgattttgttatgaaaaacatcatatataattgtgttgatcgggtagttttaaatgtgcagttgtttcatcgctgcgaggtttggtgttcgacgacctcgccgtgcgtttgacgagctctgccccttcgttcgtgggtgagcacaaatgacatgtcctcctcccccattaattatttgatctattccgatgaaacttgatagctagatatatatgtgtcttgaatcatcagtatgcgtaaccaatatgtgtctcccgttcgaaagcgtcatagttataaatatgcatgcatttgcatatttataaccttgattctttcgaattgtccaacgctatccatggacagcccgagtatgtttagattgggttcgttttcccatatgctttgctccggatccgacgcataaatttcgtcagtgcctcccatgttgttctccgggtacacatcctctctgtttattgcagagacgtgtatcaggagaacagcggggaggtgctgccgaaattttgcgtaggatccggggcatagcatgggaaaatgaacccaatctaaacatactcgggtgggattaggacctatcattacctattagagtgtaggttgcatggacgtaataaaattgacaaagtagatcaactgatgaatacatacatggtgaattatatatatatatatatttgttgtgtgtctagtagctctgaaagtcaagatgagtgatcgtgcgtggatgtacaccggtcacactggtcagaacaaatggagcactgaatggttcacaaaaaccaaggggtttgtgcgagccgcatttgcaaatggccagaggaaaacctggtgcccctgtttacggtgcggcaattgggaaaagaggacagaggctgaaatgggcaaacacctacagaagagtggttttacgcccgattatacggtgtggacatttcatggtgagtctgcccaacgtgaccgagctgaggtggatcgtcgtcgcaccgacgagcatggtaccgggatggaaaacatggtgcaagactttgatgatgctcgggattcggacgaggagatggaggaatctgcaaaggccttcaatgaaatgttggagtcttcaaaacgtccgctccatgagcacactgagctttgtcagttggatgccatctcacaagtaatggctctgaaggctcagttcaacttgggcagagaatgctacgatgcaatgatgacagtatttggacgctttctacccaaaggccatgtaatgcctgcaaacctgtaccagtcggacaaaatcctccgtgcactgaagatgccctatgataagatacatgcctgtgagaaaggatgtgtcttgtttaggcttgactatgcggacttgaactattgtcccatttgcaagtcttccaggtatgttgtggtagacaacggtatgggtgagaagacacagaccaaaatccccgttagtgttcttcggtatatgccaatcgtaccaagacttcaacgtcttttcatggtcgaagagacggccagacagatgacatggcacaaaacgggcaaaagaaccgaactagatgcagatgggaatctgatgattgtacacacatcagatggtgttgcgtggaaaaagtttgatgaattacatggtgacaaagcggcagatccgaggcatcctcgagtcggcatcagcacggatgggttcagtgtgtttggtatgacggcagcccaatacagttgttggcccgtatttgtctttccactcaatctcccccccgacagattatgcaaagaaagaacattttcctgacgttgataattccagggcccaactatccggggaaaaatatgaatgtgtacatgcaaccgcttaaggacgaattgcaagaagcctgggataatgggttcaagacatacgatgcctatagcaaacggaacttcataatgcgtgtctggtacatgtactcgacgcatgacttgccggcgtatgcgctattcgttggctggtgtgtgcatggaaggttcccgtgccccacatgcaagggagctcttgagtttcgttggcttcaggccggtcgcaagttttcttgcttcgacatgcatagacagttcctgaatcctcgccataagttcaggaaagacaagaagaacttcatcagaggtagagttgtcaaaaactctgcaccacatgcattgacaggccaacagaccatggatcagttaaatgctctcgagccagatccagagcgtccagggtacttcaaggggtataattctaagcacgcctggactcacaaaacatgcttatgggatctgccttacttcaaagacctcctttgcccacacaacatcgacgtgatgcacactgagaagaatatcgccgaggcactttttggtacattgttcggcatagatgggaagtcaaaggataatactaaggctagagtcgatctggaggcgctatgtgataggccgttacaaaacatgaaagaaccgaaaggaaagcagaactggacgaagccaaaggcatggttcaatcttggaaggccagctatgagggaaattatcttgtgggtgaaaatgcagttgatgttccccgatgggtatgcagcgaatctacagaggggagccagtcttgataaattgaagatatttggtctcaagagtcatgattggcacatatggattgagcgggtaatgccggtgatgttgcgtggcttcatccctgaggatgaatggctagtactggcagaactcaggtatttcttccgtgttctttgtgcgaaagaactatcgcctggcgtgctagaagaaatggaagagttggcgccggagttgatctacaagttagagaagatctttccaccgggcttctttaatccaatgcaacatttgattttgcatctcccgaccgaggcaagattgggggggcccgtgcaaaatcgttggtgctacccaactgagaggatgcagaagacgcttcgacaaaaatgtaaaaataaacgtagaattgaagcatcaagggctgaggcattcatcactgaggaggcggcaaacttcgtgacagcacactacgaagccaaaaatcgtcatttgcataatccgaagcctcggtacaatgctgacgaccctaaaaagggtggatccaacctcagcctattcaaagggaatctcgcaccagccagtgtttcaaatccagtatctttggataacgaacaatggcggaccatttcgttgtatatcttcaacaacctgatagaagtgtggccgtacatcgagtaagttctcggtacatagtttcgcaacttctatttcctttgaactgctcttattcctggatatttcatacagtcgatacgtcgccttattctcgtatggagcggtgatccaaaaggattctgtcgaagagtatgagcttctcgcaaagcaaagtggcggctatcccggtttcatctcttggttcaaacaaacggtaatttctattagacttgtaggctaatttgtaggcggctatcccggtttcattcgctaatttgtgcgtaatgcaacaatcctttcatattaaacttgtaggctaattcagagtctatggacgccgaattgagacaagtcgctaatggttttgactataaggtccgttcatttgacaaatacgacatcaacgggtatcgctttcgtacctatggcaaagagctatctatggccgaccgaaagtctacaaattgttgtgtatctgctatcggcgaaggaggtaccgagtattatgggagagttgaagcaatttatgaacttctattctatggtgaaaacccaccgaatgtcgtagtcttcaaatgttattggtttcagccgaaggagactagaaggactcatgaacatatagggctagttgaaatcaaccaaagcacccatttagatgttcctgatgtctatattacggctcaacaggcgacccaagtattctatctaccgtgggcctgccaaactaatccaaatctgaaaggttgggatgtcgtttatgaagtgccgccacgtgctagactatctcccccaaaggaagaggattatgaacctcacattaacccagacacatatgaaggagaattcttccaagagacacgtctttccaaaaagcgtttcaagaaccgctatacttcaccccaaaacattgaagtagacagcgacagtgaatccgacatcaccccagaggaggaacaagaagagccggaacaagaagaggttactgctgcggatgacctgtcattgcttgaccgattacgtcaaggtggccttgcacatgttgatgccactgaaccctatgagcccgtcattgattatagtgatgatgatgattatgcatttattgatgatactgatcgagattattagtagtgtcaggtattaaattttttaatgttgtacttgatgatgatacacttaagtgatacacatattattattcatgtcggtctttttttatgttgtactaatttcgtttactgtttgtcatggcaggtgttgaaagatggtgggcgctggtcgggagcgcgccaaggccccttcttcgtcggcgcgtggtctgaggtcttcgattccagacgtacctctctgccgagcgttgctggacagtatgtccacaccgccgggcccttcttcgtcgaccgcggtgcccagcaggggacgaggtaggaagagaggaggtggggcacgtggtcgcgggagaggaggtagggtgactgctacggcgccttcctcgccgccacccccagctgtttcacccgagcacgtgactgctagggtggactcgtccgaggaggaggctacacggactccgatccatgagcctccggtccacgggtcttgggcccacgagcctcgggtcgactggccttcggcccacgagagttcggcccacgagaccccggaggagcacacgtccggatggggtacctggctggatcagcccgaggagccgagtggccatgctgatgatggcggggagccgactgatcttgaggaggagggtggcaccgtctaccagcgtggtgctacacggctcccgtccgtgccggcgacccgcgagcagaggtggttgatcttccttgatggggagaggtacgtaagtgcatttaatatttttgtaccttctgcattcatgtttcttcaaataactaatgcgttggccttgtcatgctgcaggggttgggaccaccatcatagtgtccgccggcccaactccgtccttggagttctttgccggcaaaacttcccggggtttgtcacgttgcctggtgagggtcggcttccagagcttgggttgagctgggagcactacgtggctgccccggccccgccggatgtcattatcgacggtgtcgtgtgcgacacgagggcagacatggtgatcaggacgttctgggtaatttctcctttacacatttcaaaatcttcaactagctagttattaattgtactaatcaatattgtctcatttgattgcagacattctacaggtgtgaggagggatacgaggaggacagcgcaaatgttatccagaacgtctgcaagtgcctactccagaacttacggcacgaggctcgggtgcaggctgttcgagactactacgccttgcgtggtatcaagaagaccaagccggcgtgccgcgataagttcctgagtaaggagcagtacatgaaggtaattcttaaggccttctacttaagttccttcatttagtaattcttagccgtagcgctcaagtttctatttgctaacttaggcgcctccgagatggtttgcggatcggatggattgttgggaggtgttggtcgatgagtggtgctcacaagaatggctagccctccacaaccaggccaaggacaaatgtgcccaaatggaaggtgtgccacaccatcaaggcagctccaacttatatcagttcgggcgcaactgggtatgtggtttgcttcatgattcatgcaattcattcatcatgctagcttgagccctttaattactaattttcattgtttctgtctttcaggcacgctacaataaggcggataaggtgccagaggtgtacgacctgtatgccatggcccacactggctctttcaagaaagtcaaggctttctctcagtctgacctcgatgatgcaaacaacttcaccaacatctcctcccacaacaagctcgtgagatatagagatgaggggaaggtgaggaaaggggaggactttaacccgagccagggtcccattgatccagagctggtgatgatatctggtggcgggaggtcccatggctccatagccattggagatggacttatccgttgtcctatcactctcccggagatcaaggcgcgccagtcgagctccgctcctgagataaggcctcgtgaacggccagtgcaactcgccatcaaggttagtgatacgtactcagttatatTTCTCCaatacattgtgtgcgcttccatcaatgattacaaatggtcatgtgagtggtgttgcaggctgctatacagactgagagagatagaacggagaaacttctggcggaggcggcggagaggcagcgggagatggaggagaggacgagaaagatgatggaggaggagagggcacggaatgacatgcaggcaag
The sequence above is a segment of the Aegilops tauschii subsp. strangulata cultivar AL8/78 chromosome 6, Aet v6.0, whole genome shotgun sequence genome. Coding sequences within it:
- the LOC109758650 gene encoding FCS-Like Zinc finger 16, whose product is MAGLSVLLETQESNSIKAKIISKATLHSPKISSSPWSPAARPTASTGSFLQRCLLCHKDLAENNDIYMYRGDKAFCSVECRCRQIFIDEDAGSSFCAKGASTAAVRSGRRATATGGGVSFAY